The DNA window CGTCTGCTCCACGGCCTGCTCGACGCCTGGCCGGCGGCGACCGGGCTGCTGATCAACAACGAGGCGGCCGCGGCGGCGCTGCCCTCGGTCACCTACGAGAGGGGGTGGCGGGTGCCCGAGGACCTGTCGGTCATCGGCCGTTACTCCGCGGAGTTCGCGGCGACGTTCTCCCTGCCCTACTCGTTCGTCGAGAGCGCGCCTGACCGCCTCGGGTCCATGGCGGTGCGGCAGCTCGTGCGCCGTGTGGAGTCCCCGGCGGCCAGGAGGGAGCCGTACGTGGTGCGTTTCATCTCGCCCGAGCTGGTCTCCAGAGGCAGCACCGCGCCCCCGCGTTCCCGCTGATGTCCCCCCGCAGCCCCCCCGGCCGCCGCCACGCCACGAAATGTTAGCGCTAACACAACCGCCACCCAGCAGCCCGCCCCACCGCCCCGACCACCCCGTTCGCCCGGTTCGCCCGGTTCGCCCCGAAGGAGTCGTCCCCCTTACCCACGAAGGAGAGTGCCGCTCATGTCCCGCATCCGCGTGCTCGCGTCAGCCCTCGTCGTCCCCTTGGTGGCCATGGCAGCCGCCGTGACGACCGGCACCGCACCGGCCGCGGCGGCCGGCTCGACGCTGACCGTCGACGTCGCCCGCCCGTTCCGCCCCGTCACCCACGCCGCCACCGGCGGCCTCTACGGCCTCGCGGAGAACTCCCGCCCGGCCGACTCCACCCTCCTCCCGCTCAAGGTGAACTCGCTCACCCAGCCCGCCCCCGGCGTCGGCCAGCGCCCCAACGGCCAGCCGCCCGGCGGCGACTCCCTGCTGATCGCCCCGCAGGCCGACCGTGTGGGCGCCGGCCAGTACATCCGCATGCCCGACATCTACCCCGACTTCCCCTACCGGTGGGTGAGCTGGAACGACTGGCTGGCCAAGGTCGACACCATGGTCAGGGCCAGGCTCGCCGCCACCACCGTCACGAACGTCCTCGGCTGGGAGCTCTGGAACGAGCCCGACTACACCTGGAACACCGCCGCCGCCGGCCCGTTCAACGACGGCTGGGTCCGTACGCACCGGGCGGTCCGGGCGCTCGACCCGCTCACGCCGATCGTCGGCCCCAGCACCGCCACGTACAACCGCTCGTGGATGCAGGCGTTCCTGACCCGCGCCAGGGACACCGGCACGCTGCCCGACATCATCTGCTGGCACGAACTGGACAACCCCGGCAGGATCGCCGCCGACATCGCCGACTACCGCAACCTGGAGTCCTCGCTCGGCATCAGCCCGCGCCGCCTGTCCATCAACGAGTACGCCGCCCCCGCCGAAGTGGACGTCCCCGGCCGCATCGCCAGCTACGTGGCCAAACTGGAACGCGGCGGCGTCGAGTCCGCGCACCGCGCCTTCTGGTACGAGTACGGCACCATGAACGGCCTCGTCGTCAACAACTCCCAGCCGACCGGCACGTGGTGGCTGTACAAGTGGTACGGCGACATGGCCGGCTCCATGGTCACCACGACCACCAGTTCGACCGCCCTGGACGGCTTCGCCGCCTACGACGCCACCCGCAGGACCGTCAACGTCGTCTTCGGCAACGAGGCGGGCACCAACACCGTCAACCTCACCGGCCTCGGCGCGCTCGGCTCCAGCGTCCGCGTCACGCTGCTGTCCACCCCGTCCAGCGGCCGCTTCACCGCCGTGACCGCCCCCACCACGCTCTCCACGACCACCCGTACGGTCACCAACGGCCAGCTCAGCGTGTCCGTGCCGAACATGGCCGCGACCAGCGCCTACCAGCTCCTCGTCGAGCCGGTCTCCGGCGTCCCCGCCTACCAGCAGCGCTACGAGGCCGAGAACGCCTCGGTGTTCCGCGCCCAGCGGCTGACCTCCTCCAGCGCGTCGGGCGGCGGCTACGTGGGCCGCATCGACAACTCCGGCACCCCGCGCACCGACAGTTACGTGGACTTCGTCGTCAACGTGCCGGCCGCACGCGCGTACACGATGACCATCGGCTACGCGAACGCCACCGGCGCCACCGCCACCCAGGGCCTCGCCTACAACGGCGGCGCCTGGACCACGGTCAGCTACCCGCCGACCTCCGCGTGGGGCCAGTTCGGCGCCACGGTCAGCACCACGGTGAGCCTGCGGGCCGGCTACAACGTCATCCGCCTGGCCAAGGGGTCGCCGTACTTCGCGGGCGGCACCGGATACGCCGAGCTGGACTACATCCAGCTCATCTGACGCTACTCAGCGGCAGCGAGAGCCCGGCCCTGGCGGCCCGCGACGGTCACGGAAGCGCAACCGGAGCGGGCCGCCTGCTCTACCGCCGCCTTCAGGTCGTAAAGCCCGGCGGCCTCCGGTCCCGCCGCCGTGGCCGGAGGCCCTTTACCGGCTTCTCCTCCTGTCACGATGCATCGCGCGGAGGACATCGGCATCCCTCGACGAACGCCGGCGCTCGTTGGCCTGCCCTTTTGCCCTGGTGATGCCGGGTCTTACGGTCCTCACCGTACTCCTACCGCGCTCAAAATAAGGGCAGCCCAGCCTTTGCCGCGACGGGATCAAGGACGCTGGGGCGGCGTCCTAGCGTGGGAGTCGTTCGGGCCGAGACCCGGTGTCCGCTCAGGACCCGGAATGGCCCTCCATCCAACCTCAGCGGAAGGTGATCTGGCATGACCAGCGTCAAGAACCTCCTCGCGGCCGCAGCGATGACGGCTTCGGCCCTTGCCGTCCCGGTGGCGGCCTCGGCTCCGGCCTCTGCCGCCGAACCCACCGCCCAGCGCGCGACGACGACGGAAAGCCTCACCACCGAGAAGCCCTGCAGGTTCCACCGCAACCCGGCCCGGTGCCGTGCCATCCGCGGCGGCGGCGGCGGAGGTGGCGGCGGCGGTGGCGGTGGCGGTGGTGGCGGCGGTGGCGGTGGCGGCGCCAACGTCGACATCAACAACCAGAACGTCAACCAGGCCGGCGGCGGTGGCGGCGGCGGAGGTGGCGGCGGAGGCGGCGGCGGCGGTGGCGGCGGCGGCGGTGGCGGCGGCGGTGGCGGCGGCGGAGGCGGCGGCGGTGGCGGCGGCGGAGGCGGCGGCGGAGCCCGCTGATCCACCGATCAACGCCAAGCAGCCAAGCCGAACCAAGCCGACCGACCAACCCGACCACCGAACCGACCCGAGCATCGAACCGACCAAGCCGACCAACCGTTCAACCGACCGACCGAACGACCGTCGAACACCGAACGGTCGAACGACCGACCAAGCCGACCGACCAAGCTGATCGATCGAGCCGAGTCAGGCCACGCCGCGGCCGTCTCGCTCACAACATCTGATCACCGCCACAGAGATCGAGAGGGTCGCACCGCCGCCGGTGCGACCCTCTCCTCACCACCTGCACGTCCTGCACGCCCTGCACCCCTGTGGGCCCTGCCCCCTTCATCCGCCTTCACGTGCCTTCAGGCGCCTTCACACGCCTTCGCGCCATCGCGACCGAGCCCCCGGCCCGCCCTCAACCGACTGACCAGGAAGTGTCGGTGACGGTTGCCATGATGGCCCCATGACCGAGACGCCCCCCTTCACCACGCCGGCCGACGCCACGGCATACGCCAAGGCCGTCCGGCTCGCCGTCGACTCCGCCGCGGCCTACTACGCCGACGGCACCTCGACGCTCGACGACGACGCCTACGACCGGCTGGTCCGCGGCATCGCCGCCTACGAGGAGGAGCACCCCGACGAGGTGCTGCCCGACTCGCCCACCGGCAAGGTGGCGGGCGGGGCCGTCGTGGG is part of the Nonomuraea coxensis DSM 45129 genome and encodes:
- a CDS encoding CBM35 domain-containing protein; amino-acid sequence: MSRIRVLASALVVPLVAMAAAVTTGTAPAAAAGSTLTVDVARPFRPVTHAATGGLYGLAENSRPADSTLLPLKVNSLTQPAPGVGQRPNGQPPGGDSLLIAPQADRVGAGQYIRMPDIYPDFPYRWVSWNDWLAKVDTMVRARLAATTVTNVLGWELWNEPDYTWNTAAAGPFNDGWVRTHRAVRALDPLTPIVGPSTATYNRSWMQAFLTRARDTGTLPDIICWHELDNPGRIAADIADYRNLESSLGISPRRLSINEYAAPAEVDVPGRIASYVAKLERGGVESAHRAFWYEYGTMNGLVVNNSQPTGTWWLYKWYGDMAGSMVTTTTSSTALDGFAAYDATRRTVNVVFGNEAGTNTVNLTGLGALGSSVRVTLLSTPSSGRFTAVTAPTTLSTTTRTVTNGQLSVSVPNMAATSAYQLLVEPVSGVPAYQQRYEAENASVFRAQRLTSSSASGGGYVGRIDNSGTPRTDSYVDFVVNVPAARAYTMTIGYANATGATATQGLAYNGGAWTTVSYPPTSAWGQFGATVSTTVSLRAGYNVIRLAKGSPYFAGGTGYAELDYIQLI